From the genome of Prunus persica cultivar Lovell chromosome G8, Prunus_persica_NCBIv2, whole genome shotgun sequence:
ATACACAAACATGCCGGCGTTGAAGTAAGGCGGGGGTGGAGACCCTAACTCAGCTGCAGGCCACTGAACCTTTTCCGGGCATTGTTGGCAATATCCAATCTTGTTCTGAGGGGTGTGGCTCCATGTTTTCTCACAGAAGCAGTCCATGACGGCGTACAAGAAGCCATCGGGGAGCTCAAAAAGGTGGTCAATATTCTCAAACACTTGTATGTCTCCGTCCAAATATATCATCTTGCTATACTCCACAAACTACGCAAAACACAATTGAAATATATGTAACCACACACAAAAGGATCCATGCATGCATGCGACAATATTATACTACAATTAGCTAGGGTATATTTATCACAGAAAGTCTCCGCGAAGGATTTTATGCAAAATATATTAGTTAAAGACTTTTAATCTCAATTATTTATtggaattagaaaaatatgtaACATACTAAACATATATAATGGATGACTGTGATTAtaaattcttaattaattcttAACACAAATCCTTACTGAAGAAGCTCCCTCCGTATATATATAGTGGATACCTTAAAAATCCGAAGCTTAGAGTAATTAATGACATAATAAGCCATGGCAAACTGGGTTTGGTGATTCTCTGACGGGTAAACAGGCTCGATCTCTTGGACAATACAGCCTTGGGATTCAAGAATGTCCCTGTGGTCCTGGGGAACATCAGGAAGCACCGCCACGACAAGTGGGTATTGGGACTTGGCCTTTCTTAAGCCCTTAGCCAAACCCACAACTCCCTTCACATAGTCTTTGTTGCCTGCCAAGAAGGTGACATAGGCTTTGCTCACGGGGTCCATATGATTTGATTAGCAAATGACGAGACCAAGAACAATACAAGAAACAAATCAACACACAGAAGAAAGATGGGGGTGGAGGGTTTTGGAGAAGGGTTTCTGGGTCTTTATAAGATTTTGGAAGGAAATCTATTGATAAGACTTGTATCTCATGCAATATCTTGATTATATTGCCATTTATACGTAGAATGTGAAtaattaagtaaatttaggttttacccataaaaaaactttcacttttagaaaaagccaaagctttttcaaaaaagacagaataacctctcaactttcaaaccaaagacatgcaaatgtaaaggatttcttaggaaatcaaaaaataaataagggcaattttgtccatttttgcttcttttaaaaattttctctctcctttgggcttttccaaagtctcccgaATAATTATTTGTTGATTATATAGCACTCATTTGATCAGAAGGGATGATCAGTTCTAAAtggaaattaatttattgtaaACCGAAATGATAGATGAATTATCAAGAAATTAGCCCAATAAAAAGGGTAATAAAACGTTGCGTCGGTcccaagaaaatttaaaattatccATTTGTCCAAGATTCGAAAGCAACTTCGATCAAGAGTATTAATTGCTTCCTTCGAGTCAGAAATCTTATGCTCATTTTCTACGCGATTGATTAATATATTGCAATCTGTATTTTGTGAGACTCGATTTAGTAACAACATTGTTTTCGGGtttcagattatatatattttttgaaaaataataaataaaaaattgaaagcatTACAGTGACTCCAAACATTCCCTTTCTGGCATGAGTATTCATTCCTCAAATGTCAATGAACAAAAGAATATTCCATTTTATAATCAAGTATTATTTATGTACTCTTGTGTCACAAGTATACAGTTTCGGAATATTCTACGTAAATTCATTTTATGGATTCCCAAAAAatcaaggagaaaaagaatagagagagaggattGGGGAGCtcgaaaaaagagaaatacttCCCTATTCCCGTTTCATTGTCCCTTGGAAAATATTTTTCGTAAAACAGAAGCTCAGACATAATCAAACTCAATTAACATCCACCATCTTGCTTGATCATCGTCCTCAGCCTCAACCTTATTCGTTTATCGATTAACTTCTTTATGACAAAATAAAGTTGAATGCTGCTAGATTCCGAAAAATTATAAGCTAGAAAAAACATAGTGAAATAGATGTCTTCTAATATCACCAATTGTATAATTGTATGGCCTAGCAGATATGACAGACGATAACTAACTGATACACAATGATGGAACAACAATTGCAACAACAGAACCAAAACCCTATGCTTTGTGGAGTACGGTACCAAGTTAAAACAACATAAGAAACAGATGCGTTGTTTATGAGGATACAACATTTTCAGTTCCTTCTATATTGTGAATTAGCTACTATTGCATGTATAACTGCAGCTATTTGGCTACCAGTCATGATTTATACAGAATATCATCCAGCAAAACTAACCACGAGTAGAACTGATGGATGTATATCTTTTTGCGCAGTGTTTGGGGACttccaatcaaattcattttttcacACCTTCATTGTAATCTATTTGCCAGCTAGGTGTGCTCAATTTAAGGTATGTTAGATAAAGTTCTGGAAAACATAACTCAAAACAAATCTAAGCCACGACAATATATTAAGGTAACAAGATTTGTTGTGAGTTATGTTCTCCAGCCCTGCTTACGCTAATAATTGAAGATATGATACAAAAGACATGTATGGTAGGAGCTTAATTACCCAATACCCAAGAGAATAAAGCAAGCCCTACCTCCAGCCTCTAGAAATACAAAACGCATACCAGGCCAAACAGAGCATGAAC
Proteins encoded in this window:
- the LOC18766369 gene encoding galactinol synthase 2, with the protein product MIYSFPKSTLGQKSTLVSQSTLVSKAYVTFLAGNKDYVKGVVGLAKGLRKAKSQYPLVVAVLPDVPQDHRDILESQGCIVQEIEPVYPSENHQTQFAMAYYVINYSKLRIFKFVEYSKMIYLDGDIQVFENIDHLFELPDGFLYAVMDCFCEKTWSHTPQNKIGYCQQCPEKVQWPAAELGSPPPPYFNAGMFVYEPKISTYNDLLAAVQATPPTPFAEQDLLNMFFRDIYKPIPSEYNFVLAMLWRHPENAKLDALKVVHYCAAGSKPWRYTGEEENMEREDIKMLVKKWWDIYEDKTLDLKAAPAVATLVDPEPLSDIVQGRSAPSAA